The window AGCCGGCGCCGTTGTTCAATTTGTTGGCCAATTGCGATTCGACCAGCGCTTCCAGGGCGTTGTACACCGTTGCCAGGCTGATGTGCGGAATTCGCCGCCGCACCGCCTGATAAACTTCGTCGGCCGTGGGGTGATGATGCGCCTGCTCCAAATACGTGTATACCGCCGCGC of the Pirellulales bacterium genome contains:
- a CDS encoding transcriptional repressor, which translates into the protein MAATRKRRSISAASKITSRSAGEVRTALRAAGCRYTTQRAAVYTYLEQAHHHPTADEVYQAVRRRIPHISLATVYNALEALVESQLANKLNNGAG